The following proteins are encoded in a genomic region of Mycolicibacterium rutilum:
- the rsgA gene encoding ribosome small subunit-dependent GTPase A: MSPREYDESDVRVRPGRGSRPRTKNRPDHADAQEAMVVTVDRGRWGCALGGDPDRRVTAMRARELGRTPIVVGDEVGIVGDLSGRPDTLARIVRRGDRRTVLRRTADDTDPSERVVVANADQLLIVVALADPPPRTGLVERALIAAYAGGLDPILCLTKTDLAAPEPFAAQFADLDLTVTTAGRDDPLDAVAPLLADRVTVLLGHSGVGKSTLVNRLVPEADRATGAVTDIGRGRHTSTQSVALPLASGGWVIDTPGIRSFGLAHIEPDDVLLAFSDLAEAIKDCPRGCGHMGAPADPECALDTLTGPAVDRVAAARRLLAALHESTAW, translated from the coding sequence TTGAGCCCGCGCGAGTACGACGAGTCCGACGTCCGGGTGCGACCGGGTCGGGGCTCGCGGCCGCGGACCAAGAATCGGCCCGACCACGCCGACGCGCAGGAGGCGATGGTCGTCACCGTCGACCGGGGCCGGTGGGGCTGCGCGCTCGGCGGTGACCCCGACCGGCGCGTCACCGCGATGCGCGCGCGGGAGTTGGGCCGCACGCCGATCGTCGTGGGCGACGAAGTCGGGATCGTCGGCGACCTGTCCGGGCGTCCGGACACGTTGGCCCGCATCGTGCGCCGCGGTGACCGGCGAACGGTGTTGCGCCGCACCGCCGATGACACCGATCCCAGCGAGCGCGTCGTCGTCGCCAACGCCGATCAGCTGTTGATCGTCGTCGCGCTGGCCGACCCGCCGCCGCGCACCGGGCTGGTGGAACGGGCGCTGATCGCGGCCTATGCCGGCGGCCTGGACCCCATCCTGTGCCTGACCAAGACCGACCTGGCCGCGCCGGAACCGTTCGCGGCGCAGTTCGCCGACCTCGACCTGACCGTCACCACCGCGGGCCGCGACGATCCGCTCGACGCGGTCGCCCCGCTGCTGGCCGACCGGGTGACGGTGCTGCTCGGCCACTCCGGCGTCGGAAAGTCGACGCTGGTGAATCGGCTTGTGCCGGAGGCGGATCGGGCGACCGGCGCGGTCACCGACATCGGCAGGGGGCGGCACACGTCGACGCAGTCGGTGGCCCTGCCGCTGGCGTCGGGCGGATGGGTGATCGACACGCCGGGCATCCGGTCGTTCGGCTTGGCCCACATCGAACCCGACGACGTGCTGCTGGCGTTCTCGGACCTGGCCGAGGCGATCAAGGACTGCCCCCGCGGTTGTGGGCACATGGGCGCGCCCGCCGACCCCGAGTGCGCGCTGGACACCTTGACCGGACCGGCCGTCGACCGCGTCGCCGCCGCCCGGCGACTATTGGCCGCACTGCACGAGTCAACCGCCTGGTAG
- a CDS encoding class I SAM-dependent methyltransferase — MNFLRRTRDGYDATAAAYAERFHDHLRDKPLDLAMLSGFAGLIRPGGLVADVGCGTGATSRILADCGVDVVGIDLSPNMIDQARRLNPGLRFEVGSMLNLDFPDDHLDGLCAWYSVIHIPDEQLPQVFSEFRRVLRPGGRALLAFQVGDEPRVLAEAFGEPVDLTFHRRRPEAVERLLADAGLHPYARMVRSADDDGLESTPQAYLVASTTSANC; from the coding sequence GTGAACTTCCTGCGCCGTACCCGAGACGGCTACGACGCGACCGCCGCCGCCTATGCCGAACGGTTCCACGACCACCTCCGCGACAAGCCGCTCGACCTCGCGATGCTGTCGGGGTTCGCTGGGCTGATCCGTCCCGGCGGACTCGTCGCCGATGTCGGCTGCGGCACCGGGGCGACCTCGCGCATCCTCGCCGACTGCGGGGTCGACGTCGTCGGGATCGACCTGTCTCCCAACATGATCGATCAGGCGCGGCGGCTCAACCCCGGCCTGCGTTTCGAGGTCGGATCGATGCTGAACCTCGACTTCCCCGACGACCATCTCGACGGTCTCTGCGCATGGTACTCGGTGATCCACATCCCGGATGAGCAACTGCCGCAGGTGTTCTCGGAATTTCGCCGCGTCCTTCGGCCCGGCGGCCGCGCCTTGTTGGCCTTCCAGGTGGGCGACGAGCCGCGGGTGCTGGCCGAGGCGTTCGGCGAGCCGGTCGACCTGACCTTCCACCGGCGCCGGCCCGAGGCGGTCGAGCGGCTGTTGGCCGACGCGGGGCTGCACCCCTACGCGCGGATGGTGCGGTCCGCCGACGACGACGGCCTCGAATCCACGCCGCAGGCCTACCTCGTCGCCTCGACGACGTCCGCGAACTGCTGA
- a CDS encoding multidrug effflux MFS transporter, translating to MTLRTRPKISALLIIVLALLNAVTPLSIDMYLSAFPRMATEFGTAASSVQLTLTAFLVGLASGQLVIGTLSDQFGRRRPLIIGSVACLIATALCIVAPSIGVLIALRFVQGLTGAAGVVISRAIIADRSRGAEAARLFAVMMLIGVLAPIIAPVLGGTIVTGFGWRAVFVALAAINLLMVAGVVFLVDESLPPELRRPGGLGNLASSARSVLGNRYYLGYTLTMAFAAAGMFAYISASPFVLQNIIGLSPQAYAFTFGGCAIAVGVSSAISARVVGRFGPRRVLVFGVAAMVVDATLMLVDVTVGGVTPWATVALMAGFMAAVGFVYANATSLAVTEVRHAAGSGSAVLGFLQYGTGAVTPPLVGLAGSSSAVPMGVVMFGAAAAAAVALFALTRGHVVAEDDAEDQQFADVVEATR from the coding sequence ATGACACTCCGAACGCGGCCGAAAATCTCGGCGCTGCTGATCATCGTGCTCGCGTTGCTCAACGCCGTCACCCCGTTGTCCATCGACATGTACCTGTCGGCGTTCCCGCGCATGGCAACGGAATTCGGCACGGCGGCGTCGTCGGTGCAACTCACCCTGACCGCCTTCCTCGTCGGCCTGGCCTCGGGTCAGCTGGTGATCGGGACACTTTCGGACCAGTTCGGGCGCCGGCGTCCGCTGATCATCGGCAGCGTCGCGTGCCTGATCGCCACCGCGCTGTGCATCGTCGCGCCGTCGATCGGCGTCCTCATCGCGCTGCGGTTCGTGCAGGGCCTCACCGGTGCGGCCGGGGTGGTGATCTCCCGTGCGATCATCGCCGACCGGTCCCGCGGCGCGGAGGCGGCGCGGCTGTTCGCGGTGATGATGCTGATCGGGGTGCTGGCACCCATCATCGCCCCGGTGCTGGGCGGCACGATCGTCACCGGATTCGGTTGGCGTGCCGTGTTTGTCGCGCTGGCGGCGATCAACCTGCTGATGGTGGCGGGCGTGGTGTTCCTGGTCGACGAGTCACTGCCGCCGGAGCTGCGCCGACCGGGTGGACTGGGCAACCTGGCGAGCAGTGCCCGCAGCGTCCTGGGCAACCGGTACTACCTCGGCTACACGCTGACCATGGCGTTCGCCGCGGCGGGGATGTTCGCCTACATCTCGGCGTCGCCGTTCGTCCTCCAGAACATCATCGGGCTCTCACCGCAGGCCTACGCATTCACCTTCGGCGGGTGCGCGATCGCCGTCGGGGTCAGCAGCGCGATCTCGGCGCGCGTGGTCGGGCGCTTCGGCCCGCGGCGCGTACTGGTGTTCGGCGTGGCGGCCATGGTGGTGGACGCGACGCTGATGCTGGTCGACGTGACCGTCGGCGGGGTGACGCCCTGGGCGACCGTCGCGCTGATGGCCGGCTTCATGGCCGCGGTCGGCTTCGTCTACGCCAACGCGACCAGCCTGGCGGTCACCGAGGTCCGTCATGCCGCCGGGTCCGGCTCGGCGGTGCTCGGCTTCCTGCAGTACGGCACGGGCGCGGTGACGCCGCCGCTGGTGGGGCTGGCCGGCAGCAGCAGCGCGGTGCCGATGGGCGTCGTGATGTTCGGCGCGGCGGCGGCCGCGGCGGTGGCGTTGTTCGCGCTGACCCGCGGCCACGTGGTCGCCGAGGACGACGCGGAAGATCAGCAGTTCGCGGACGTCGTCGAGGCGACGAGGTAG
- a CDS encoding MarR family winged helix-turn-helix transcriptional regulator, whose product MDDTSVRELAGVLHELAWRIARLGPAKAGVEPLPSSELAVLRAIMDRPGSSVSEVAAQIAMQSSNVSAAVRSLAERGLVDKRQHQHDRRISVLQPSSRALAEREAIDDAVLGTVTAALTPLAPDSVAALLNAIPAMRELTREVVASGRAAQVTHPEPRNVRQPGASRASAPARPRSPT is encoded by the coding sequence ATGGATGACACCTCGGTCCGCGAACTCGCGGGTGTGCTGCACGAGCTGGCGTGGCGCATCGCCCGGCTAGGACCGGCCAAGGCGGGTGTCGAACCGCTGCCCTCGTCGGAGTTGGCGGTGCTGCGGGCGATCATGGATCGGCCCGGCAGCAGCGTGTCCGAGGTCGCAGCACAGATCGCGATGCAGTCGAGCAATGTCAGCGCGGCGGTGCGCTCACTCGCCGAACGTGGGCTGGTCGACAAACGCCAGCACCAGCACGACCGCCGAATCTCAGTGCTACAACCCAGCTCTCGGGCCCTCGCCGAGCGCGAGGCCATCGACGACGCGGTGCTCGGCACCGTCACCGCCGCGTTGACACCGCTGGCGCCCGACAGCGTCGCCGCACTGTTGAACGCGATCCCCGCGATGCGGGAACTGACCCGCGAGGTCGTGGCGTCCGGGCGGGCTGCTCAGGTCACCCACCCGGAGCCTCGAAACGTCAGGCAGCCAGGCGCTTCTCGCGCCTCCGCGCCCGCGCGGCCGCGATCGCCGACTTGA
- a CDS encoding fatty acid desaturase family protein, translating to MAITDVPEFAHLTDADIESLAVELDAIRQDIEDSRGERDARYIRRTIAGQRALEVAGRLMLAASSRRSAWWAGTVTLGVAKIIENMEIGHNVMHGQWDWMNDPEIHSSTWEWDMSGSSKHWRFTHNFMHHKYTNILGMDDDVGYGLLRVTRDAKWKPFNLGNVLYNAILALGFEWGVGLQHVELGKIFKGRDNRDDSKMRAREFAAKAGAQVVKDYVAYPALTSLSPGATYRSTLTANAVANVIRNVWSNAVIFCGHFPDGAEKFTKTDMVGESKGQWYLRQMLGSANFENGPVLRFMSGNLCHQIEHHLYPDLPSNRLHEISTRVRQVCDKYDLPYTTGSFLVQYGKTWRTIAKLSLPDKFLRDTADDAPETRSERMFAELEPGQRRGLKSAIAAARARRREKRLAA from the coding sequence GTGGCAATTACTGACGTTCCGGAGTTCGCACATCTGACCGACGCGGACATCGAGAGTCTGGCCGTGGAGTTGGACGCGATCCGACAGGACATCGAGGACTCCCGCGGTGAGCGCGATGCGCGGTACATCCGCCGCACGATCGCCGGCCAGCGTGCGTTGGAGGTCGCGGGCCGCCTGATGCTGGCCGCGAGTTCGCGCCGTTCGGCCTGGTGGGCGGGCACCGTCACCTTGGGCGTGGCCAAGATCATCGAGAACATGGAGATCGGCCACAACGTCATGCACGGCCAGTGGGACTGGATGAACGATCCCGAGATTCACTCCTCGACGTGGGAGTGGGACATGAGCGGGTCGTCCAAGCACTGGCGCTTCACCCACAACTTCATGCATCACAAGTACACCAACATCCTGGGCATGGACGACGATGTGGGCTACGGCTTGCTGCGCGTCACCCGCGATGCGAAGTGGAAGCCGTTCAACCTCGGAAACGTGCTGTACAACGCGATTCTCGCGCTCGGTTTCGAGTGGGGCGTCGGCCTGCAGCACGTCGAGCTCGGCAAGATCTTCAAGGGCCGGGACAACCGCGACGACAGCAAGATGCGGGCCCGCGAGTTCGCCGCCAAGGCGGGCGCGCAGGTGGTGAAGGACTACGTCGCCTACCCCGCGTTGACCTCGCTGTCGCCGGGTGCGACGTACCGGTCGACGCTGACGGCCAACGCCGTGGCGAACGTGATCCGCAACGTCTGGTCCAACGCGGTGATCTTCTGCGGTCACTTCCCTGACGGCGCCGAGAAGTTCACCAAGACCGACATGGTCGGCGAGTCCAAGGGGCAGTGGTACCTGCGCCAGATGCTGGGCAGCGCCAATTTCGAGAACGGCCCCGTGCTGCGCTTCATGAGCGGCAACCTGTGCCACCAGATCGAGCATCACCTGTATCCGGACCTGCCCAGCAACCGGTTGCATGAGATCTCGACCCGCGTGCGGCAGGTGTGCGACAAGTACGACCTGCCCTATACGACGGGTTCGTTCCTGGTGCAGTACGGCAAGACCTGGCGCACGATCGCCAAGCTGTCGTTGCCGGACAAGTTCCTTCGCGACACCGCCGACGACGCACCCGAAACCCGCAGCGAGCGGATGTTCGCCGAACTGGAGCCGGGCCAGCGCCGCGGGCTCAAGTCGGCGATCGCGGCCGCGCGGGCGCGGAGGCGCGAGAAGCGCCTGGCTGCCTGA
- a CDS encoding ferredoxin reductase produces MAKNHIKVSANVADTLRPTVVGADKHPGWHALRTLAQRITTPLLPDDYLKLANPLWSARELRGRVLDVRRETEDSATLVIKPGWGFTFDYEPGQYIGIGVQIDGRFRWRSYSLTSAPSRTSRTITITVKAMPEGFLSTHLVDGLAPGTVVRLAAPQGNFTMPDPAPAKVLFLTGGSGITPVMSMLRTLARRDQITDIVHLHSAPTESDVMFAAELGELAAAHAGYRLQVRATRTEGRLDLARLADDVPDWRERQTWACGPEGMLDSAQRAWSDQGLAENLHLERFAVAKTAVHGAGGTVEFARSGKTVDVDAATPLMDAGEQAGVRMPFGCRMGICQSCVVGLLDGHVRDLRTGVEHEPGSRVQTCVSAASGDCVLDV; encoded by the coding sequence ATGGCCAAGAATCACATCAAAGTCTCGGCCAATGTCGCCGACACTCTCCGGCCGACGGTCGTCGGGGCGGACAAGCATCCGGGCTGGCACGCCCTGCGCACGCTGGCGCAGCGGATCACCACGCCGCTGCTGCCCGACGACTACCTCAAGCTGGCCAACCCGCTGTGGTCGGCGCGCGAACTGCGCGGCCGGGTGCTCGACGTCCGGCGTGAGACCGAGGACTCGGCGACGTTGGTCATCAAGCCGGGGTGGGGGTTCACCTTCGACTACGAGCCGGGCCAGTACATCGGCATCGGCGTGCAGATCGACGGCCGCTTCCGGTGGCGGTCCTACTCGCTGACCTCGGCGCCGTCGCGGACCAGTCGCACGATCACGATCACGGTCAAGGCCATGCCCGAGGGGTTCCTGTCGACGCACCTGGTCGACGGGCTGGCCCCCGGCACGGTGGTGCGGTTGGCCGCGCCGCAGGGCAATTTCACGATGCCGGACCCGGCGCCGGCCAAGGTGCTGTTCCTCACCGGCGGTTCCGGCATCACGCCGGTGATGTCGATGCTGCGCACGCTGGCCCGTCGTGACCAGATCACCGACATCGTCCACTTGCATTCCGCCCCAACCGAATCCGATGTGATGTTCGCCGCCGAGCTCGGCGAGCTGGCCGCCGCGCACGCCGGCTACCGGCTGCAGGTCCGGGCCACCCGCACCGAGGGCCGGTTGGACCTGGCGCGGCTGGCCGACGACGTGCCCGACTGGCGCGAGCGTCAGACGTGGGCGTGCGGTCCCGAAGGCATGCTCGACTCCGCCCAGCGGGCCTGGTCCGATCAGGGCCTGGCCGAGAACCTGCACCTCGAGCGGTTCGCGGTGGCCAAGACCGCCGTGCACGGTGCGGGCGGCACCGTGGAGTTCGCGCGCAGCGGCAAGACCGTGGACGTCGACGCCGCGACGCCGTTGATGGACGCGGGGGAGCAGGCGGGTGTGCGGATGCCGTTCGGCTGCCGCATGGGCATCTGCCAGTCGTGCGTCGTCGGCCTGCTCGACGGCCACGTACGCGACCTGCGGACCGGGGTGGAGCACGAGCCCGGCAGCCGGGTACAGACCTGTGTATCGGCCGCGTCGGGCGATTGTGTGCTCGATGTCTGA
- a CDS encoding DUF6912 family protein, whose product MVRVYIPATLAMLQQLVADRALHARSGTAFAVTPALRESYAEGDDEELAEVARREAALASLRLLGGEGAGELPPRRAVLEAEADDVTLRPDLDAAVVRLAGAVAFDDVIAAYVDNAEAESAVLAAVDAVDDADLGDEDAEFVVGDAQDHDLAWYAPQELAFLLELL is encoded by the coding sequence CTGGTGCGCGTCTACATCCCGGCGACCCTGGCCATGCTGCAACAGCTCGTCGCCGACCGGGCGCTGCACGCCCGCAGCGGCACTGCGTTCGCCGTGACACCGGCGCTGCGCGAGTCCTACGCCGAAGGCGACGACGAGGAGCTCGCGGAGGTGGCGCGGCGCGAGGCGGCGCTGGCGTCGCTTCGACTGTTGGGTGGGGAGGGCGCCGGTGAGCTGCCGCCGCGGCGCGCGGTGCTCGAGGCCGAGGCCGACGACGTGACGCTGCGACCCGATCTCGACGCCGCCGTGGTGCGGCTGGCAGGCGCGGTCGCGTTCGACGATGTGATCGCGGCCTACGTCGACAACGCCGAGGCCGAGTCGGCGGTGCTGGCCGCCGTCGACGCGGTCGACGACGCCGACCTGGGCGACGAGGACGCCGAGTTCGTCGTTGGTGACGCGCAGGACCACGACCTGGCCTGGTACGCACCGCAGGAGCTGGCGTTCCTGCTGGAACTGCTCTGA
- a CDS encoding BCCT family transporter, with the protein MTVRPENEKSPTARAAERAFKSPSSDVVPHPVLDQPVESEAFRSRGIDWIVFGVTAVIAIAFLVWGFVSTASLATASGNALTWVMDNTGWLFVLTASGFVVFTLWLAIGRYGSIPLGRDDEEPEFNGVSWVAMMFSAGMGIGLMFFGVAEPLSHFATPPPGTGPADNPDAVQNAMATTLFHWTLHPWAIYAVVGLAISYGVYRKGRLQLISAAFEPLIGSRANGPWGKVIDMLAIFATLFGSAASLGLGALQIRSGLQIVGGIGETGNTILVVIITVLTVAFVLSAVSGVARGIQWLSNINMVLAVLLALFVFVVGPTVFILNLLPTSLGSYLADIAMMSARTGAEGADVNEWLQSWTIFYWAWWVSWTPFVGMFIARISRGRTIRQFVAGVLLVPSLVSLVWFAVFGGSAIRQQQDGIDLAGEGSIEAQLFGLLENYPIATIASVLVMVLVAIFFVSGADAASVVMGSLSERGTIKPSRSTVIFWGVATGAVAAVMLLVGGEDALTGLQTITIIAALPFVLVMVGLAVALVRDLRRDPLVVRKKYAEEAVDSAVIHGVIEHGDDFIISVEKDPASGSGADG; encoded by the coding sequence ATGACTGTGCGCCCTGAGAACGAGAAGAGTCCGACAGCCCGCGCAGCCGAACGGGCATTCAAGTCACCATCGAGCGACGTGGTACCCCATCCGGTCCTCGACCAGCCGGTCGAATCCGAGGCCTTCCGGTCGCGGGGGATCGACTGGATCGTCTTCGGCGTCACCGCCGTCATCGCGATCGCGTTCCTGGTGTGGGGGTTCGTCAGCACCGCGTCGCTGGCCACCGCCTCCGGCAACGCGCTGACCTGGGTGATGGACAACACCGGCTGGCTGTTCGTGCTGACCGCCTCGGGGTTCGTCGTGTTCACCCTGTGGCTGGCGATCGGCCGGTACGGGTCCATCCCGCTGGGCCGCGACGACGAGGAACCCGAGTTCAACGGCGTGTCCTGGGTCGCGATGATGTTCAGCGCGGGCATGGGGATCGGCCTGATGTTCTTCGGGGTGGCCGAACCGCTCTCGCACTTCGCGACGCCGCCGCCCGGCACGGGCCCGGCCGACAATCCCGACGCCGTGCAGAACGCGATGGCCACCACGCTGTTCCACTGGACGCTGCATCCGTGGGCGATCTACGCGGTGGTGGGCCTGGCAATCAGCTACGGCGTGTACCGCAAGGGCCGGCTGCAGCTGATCAGCGCGGCGTTCGAACCGCTGATCGGGTCGCGGGCGAACGGCCCGTGGGGCAAGGTCATCGACATGCTGGCGATCTTCGCCACACTGTTCGGATCCGCTGCCTCACTTGGTCTGGGCGCCTTGCAGATTCGCAGTGGGCTGCAGATCGTCGGCGGCATCGGCGAGACCGGCAACACCATCCTGGTCGTGATCATCACGGTGCTGACCGTCGCGTTCGTGCTGTCGGCGGTGTCGGGTGTCGCGCGCGGCATCCAGTGGCTGTCCAACATCAACATGGTGCTGGCCGTGCTGCTCGCGCTGTTCGTATTCGTCGTCGGCCCAACGGTTTTCATCCTCAACCTGCTGCCGACCTCGCTGGGTAGCTACCTGGCCGACATCGCGATGATGTCCGCGCGCACCGGCGCCGAAGGTGCCGACGTCAACGAGTGGCTGCAGTCGTGGACGATCTTCTACTGGGCGTGGTGGGTGTCGTGGACCCCGTTCGTCGGGATGTTCATCGCGCGAATCTCGCGGGGCCGCACCATCCGTCAGTTCGTCGCCGGTGTGCTGCTGGTGCCCAGCCTGGTGTCGCTGGTCTGGTTCGCGGTGTTCGGCGGGTCGGCGATCCGCCAGCAGCAGGACGGTATCGACCTCGCCGGCGAGGGCAGCATCGAGGCCCAGCTGTTCGGGCTGCTCGAGAACTACCCGATCGCGACCATCGCCAGCGTGCTGGTGATGGTGCTGGTCGCGATCTTCTTCGTGTCGGGTGCCGACGCCGCGTCGGTGGTGATGGGCTCGCTGTCCGAGCGCGGCACCATCAAACCCAGCCGCAGCACGGTGATCTTCTGGGGCGTGGCGACCGGTGCCGTCGCGGCGGTGATGCTGCTGGTCGGCGGGGAGGACGCGCTGACCGGCCTGCAGACCATCACGATCATCGCGGCGCTGCCGTTCGTCCTGGTGATGGTGGGCCTGGCGGTGGCGCTGGTGCGGGATCTGCGCCGCGACCCGCTGGTGGTGCGCAAGAAGTACGCGGAGGAGGCCGTCGACAGCGCGGTCATCCACGGCGTCATCGAACACGGCGACGACTTCATCATCTCGGTCGAGAAGGACCCGGCGAGCGGAAGCGGCGCGGACGGCTAA
- a CDS encoding WS/DGAT/MGAT family O-acyltransferase produces the protein MVTRLSAADAAFYHLENSATPMYVGTLSILRKPRSGLSYETLLATVEQRLPQIPRYRQKVREVTLGLARPVWVDDPDFDITYHIRRSALPSPGSDAQLHELIARLGSRPLDKSRPLWEMYLIEGLAKNRLAIYTKSHQALVNGMTALEIGHVIADRTQKPPEFGEDIWIPLREPSDRQLLLGAVGEWIMRPAEQFGAVRSAVVDIATNAGQLVDVGRRVVDVARTVARGTAPNSPLNTTVSRNRRFTVSGGRLEDYRKVRARYDCDVNDVVLAVVAGALRNWLMSRGEPVTSSTKVRAMAPMSVYPDAELDATGPGQAISEVSPFLVDLPVGEGNAVVRLSQIAHATESASTAASLVDARTIVTLSGFAPPTLHAMGIRVATTFSARQFNLLLTNVPGAQHQMYIAGTKLLETYAVPPLLHNQVLAIGVTSYNGTVYYGINADRDAMSDVDVLPDLLRESLEELLEAAK, from the coding sequence ATGGTCACCAGGTTGTCGGCGGCTGACGCGGCGTTCTACCACCTGGAGAACAGCGCGACCCCGATGTACGTCGGGACGCTGTCGATCCTGCGCAAGCCCCGCAGCGGGCTGAGCTACGAGACGCTGCTCGCCACCGTCGAGCAGCGGCTCCCGCAGATCCCGCGCTACCGGCAGAAGGTGCGCGAGGTGACGCTGGGGCTGGCGCGGCCGGTGTGGGTCGACGACCCCGACTTCGACATCACCTACCACATCCGGCGCTCGGCGCTGCCGTCGCCGGGCAGCGACGCCCAGCTGCACGAGCTGATCGCGCGGCTCGGTTCCCGGCCACTGGACAAGTCGCGGCCGCTGTGGGAGATGTACCTGATCGAGGGCCTGGCCAAGAACCGCCTGGCGATCTACACCAAGTCGCATCAGGCGCTGGTCAACGGGATGACGGCGCTGGAGATCGGCCACGTCATCGCCGACCGGACGCAGAAGCCGCCGGAGTTCGGTGAGGACATCTGGATCCCGCTGCGCGAGCCCAGCGACCGCCAGCTGCTGCTCGGCGCGGTGGGCGAGTGGATCATGCGCCCGGCCGAACAGTTCGGCGCGGTGCGCTCGGCCGTCGTCGACATCGCCACCAACGCCGGCCAGCTCGTCGACGTGGGCCGCCGGGTCGTCGACGTGGCACGCACCGTCGCGCGCGGCACCGCCCCCAACAGCCCGCTGAACACCACGGTCTCGCGCAACCGGCGGTTCACCGTGTCCGGCGGGCGGCTGGAGGACTACCGGAAGGTGCGGGCGCGCTACGACTGCGACGTCAACGACGTCGTGCTGGCCGTGGTGGCCGGTGCGCTGCGCAACTGGCTGATGTCGCGCGGCGAGCCGGTCACGTCGTCGACGAAGGTGCGGGCGATGGCGCCGATGTCGGTGTACCCCGACGCCGAACTCGACGCGACCGGACCCGGCCAGGCCATCAGCGAGGTGTCCCCGTTCTTGGTCGACCTGCCGGTCGGCGAGGGCAACGCGGTGGTGCGGCTGTCGCAGATCGCCCACGCCACCGAGTCGGCGTCCACCGCGGCCAGCCTGGTCGACGCCAGAACGATCGTGACGCTGTCGGGTTTCGCCCCACCGACCCTGCACGCGATGGGAATCCGTGTCGCGACGACGTTTTCGGCGCGCCAGTTCAACCTGTTGCTCACCAACGTGCCCGGCGCGCAGCACCAGATGTACATCGCGGGCACCAAACTTCTCGAGACGTACGCGGTGCCGCCGCTGCTGCACAACCAGGTGCTGGCGATCGGGGTGACGTCGTACAACGGCACGGTCTACTACGGCATCAACGCCGACCGCGACGCGATGAGCGATGTCGACGTTTTGCCCGATCTGCTGCGCGAATCGCTGGAGGAGCTGCTCGAAGCCGCGAAGTAG
- a CDS encoding Rv3235 family protein, whose translation MSASRTDPSAAEHPPTAVVAPVIDFEPPPLGMAACSPPTPTALRRRSPASGRAPRQEHLQRAAPAPVSVARSATVFADAALRRVLEVIDRRRPAAQLRPLLVPALTEHVLALTRCPQSAAATLRRVRLRMVDADDSPAAEVFGTYSRGPRVRAIAARIAYDGHRWRVTALQIG comes from the coding sequence GTGAGCGCTTCCCGGACCGATCCGTCCGCCGCCGAACACCCGCCCACCGCGGTCGTCGCCCCGGTCATCGACTTCGAGCCGCCGCCGCTCGGGATGGCCGCCTGCTCCCCGCCGACCCCGACGGCACTGCGGCGCCGCAGCCCCGCAAGCGGTCGGGCGCCGCGTCAGGAGCATTTGCAGCGCGCCGCCCCGGCACCGGTGTCCGTCGCGCGGTCCGCGACCGTGTTCGCCGACGCGGCGCTGCGCCGGGTCCTCGAGGTGATCGACCGACGGCGCCCGGCCGCGCAGTTGCGCCCGCTGCTGGTGCCGGCGCTGACCGAGCACGTGCTCGCCCTGACCCGCTGTCCGCAGTCGGCGGCGGCCACGCTGCGCCGGGTCCGGTTGCGCATGGTCGACGCTGACGACAGCCCCGCCGCCGAGGTGTTCGGCACCTACAGCCGCGGGCCGCGGGTGCGCGCGATCGCGGCGCGCATCGCCTACGACGGGCACCGCTGGCGCGTCACCGCTCTGCAGATCGGCTGA
- a CDS encoding SRPBCC family protein — MADTVSVQRVIAAPAPAIFALLADAAQHSAFDGSGTVDHAPGGAQPLALGARFGMSMRGRPESLFLPYRTTNTVVEFEPDRRIAWKTTIGPLGLIGGRIWRYELEPAPDGTLVRETWDISEDRQRLLLSRGSMATQAQDGMRATLERLAALLEP; from the coding sequence ATGGCAGACACGGTCAGCGTGCAGCGGGTCATCGCGGCGCCCGCCCCGGCGATCTTCGCGTTACTCGCCGACGCCGCACAGCATTCCGCGTTCGACGGTTCGGGGACCGTCGACCATGCGCCCGGTGGCGCGCAGCCGCTGGCGCTGGGCGCCCGGTTCGGCATGTCGATGCGGGGGCGGCCGGAATCGCTGTTCCTGCCGTACCGCACGACCAACACCGTCGTCGAGTTCGAACCCGACCGGCGCATCGCGTGGAAGACCACGATCGGCCCGCTGGGTCTGATCGGCGGGCGGATCTGGCGCTACGAACTCGAACCCGCGCCCGACGGCACGCTGGTCCGCGAGACGTGGGACATCTCCGAGGACCGGCAGCGCCTGCTGCTCAGCAGGGGGTCGATGGCCACGCAGGCGCAGGACGGCATGCGCGCGACGCTGGAACGCCTCGCGGCACTCCTCGAGCCCTAG